A section of the Nitrospinaceae bacterium genome encodes:
- a CDS encoding MoxR family ATPase encodes MSTETISEVVENGTYRIGRSAIPVNQENDDNPFVPGPQFYLPAGNTLERITWSISENLPVLLVGETGVGKTLSIRHLAHITKNGFRRVNLNGMTTVDEFVGKLMINEKGTYWVNGILIEAMEAGDWLLIDEINACLPEIAFCLHSLLDDDRMIVLSEYDGRIVRPHPDFRVFASMNPHENRRYGGTKPLNEALLDRFPVTIQMDYLPFDVEVEVTIQQSGNSDKALVERMVRVANDVREAMRNEKIFSSFSTRRLIDWARMAAHFDPMEAAASTIFSKVNPFDAKVIEDILDNHF; translated from the coding sequence TTGAGTACTGAAACCATAAGCGAAGTAGTTGAAAACGGAACCTACCGGATCGGGCGCAGCGCCATTCCCGTCAATCAGGAAAATGACGACAATCCCTTCGTTCCGGGCCCACAGTTTTATCTGCCCGCCGGAAACACTCTTGAACGAATCACCTGGTCAATCAGCGAGAACCTGCCCGTACTCCTGGTCGGCGAAACCGGGGTGGGCAAAACGCTCTCCATCCGCCATCTCGCCCACATAACGAAAAATGGGTTTCGCCGGGTGAACTTGAACGGCATGACCACGGTGGATGAGTTTGTCGGCAAACTCATGATCAATGAAAAGGGTACCTATTGGGTGAACGGCATTCTCATTGAAGCGATGGAGGCGGGTGACTGGCTCCTCATCGATGAGATCAACGCCTGCCTTCCTGAAATTGCATTCTGCCTCCACAGTCTGCTCGACGACGACAGGATGATCGTGCTCTCGGAGTACGATGGCCGGATTGTGCGACCACACCCCGATTTTCGAGTGTTCGCCAGTATGAACCCGCACGAGAATCGTCGGTACGGCGGAACAAAACCACTCAACGAGGCGCTACTTGACCGCTTCCCTGTCACAATCCAGATGGACTACCTCCCCTTTGACGTTGAAGTCGAAGTGACGATACAGCAAAGCGGCAACAGCGATAAAGCGCTGGTCGAGCGAATGGTTCGTGTGGCGAACGATGTACGCGAGGCCATGAGGAATGAAAAAATATTCTCCAGCTTCAGCACCCGGCGACTCATCGACTGGGCGCGAATGGCAGCGCATTTTGACCCGATGGAAGCCGCTGCCTCGACCATATTCAGCAAGGTTAATCCGTTCGATGCCAAGGTGATCGAGGACATCCTCGACAACCATTTTTAG
- a CDS encoding EF2563 family selenium-dependent molybdenum hydroxylase system protein — protein MNTRIRATTPKGNLVIVKGGGDLATGIIHRLWRSGFPVISTEVENPTMVRRTVSFAECLYSGRHVVEGVTSAQAEGNTPETQLASARALLAEKILPVIIDPEAKIVALAKPAALVDAIIAKRNLGTRIDQADVVVGIGPGFTAGVDAHAVIETARGHDIGRVITDGGAEPNTGVPGPIGGYTTERLLRSPTQGVFEPRSVIGDIVKAGDTVAIVNGQAVTAQIDGVLRGLLRDGIEVPEGFKVGDVDPRAKPEHCNTISDKSRAIGGGVLEAIMMFLYGVETAAELTN, from the coding sequence ATGAACACGAGAATTCGTGCCACCACCCCCAAGGGAAACCTCGTTATCGTCAAGGGCGGAGGGGATCTTGCCACCGGCATTATTCATCGCCTCTGGCGTAGCGGCTTTCCCGTCATATCGACTGAGGTGGAAAACCCCACCATGGTCCGGCGCACTGTTTCGTTCGCCGAGTGCCTCTACTCCGGGCGCCACGTCGTCGAGGGGGTGACCTCCGCGCAGGCAGAGGGAAATACCCCGGAGACGCAACTGGCCTCGGCCAGGGCGCTTCTGGCTGAAAAAATTCTTCCCGTCATTATCGACCCCGAGGCCAAGATAGTTGCTCTCGCAAAACCCGCCGCTTTGGTGGATGCCATCATTGCCAAGCGCAACCTCGGCACCCGTATTGATCAGGCTGATGTCGTCGTCGGCATCGGGCCCGGCTTCACCGCAGGGGTAGATGCGCACGCCGTCATCGAGACAGCCCGTGGCCATGACATTGGCCGAGTTATCACCGATGGCGGGGCCGAGCCCAACACGGGGGTTCCCGGCCCGATAGGGGGCTACACAACCGAACGCTTGCTGCGCTCGCCCACACAAGGGGTTTTCGAGCCTCGCTCGGTCATCGGTGATATCGTGAAGGCTGGCGACACCGTGGCCATCGTCAATGGTCAGGCAGTGACCGCCCAGATCGATGGTGTGCTCCGGGGGCTTCTCCGCGATGGAATAGAGGTTCCCGAAGGCTTCAAGGTAGGCGACGTTGACCCGCGAGCAAAGCCTGAGCACTGCAACACGATTTCTGATAAATCTCGCGCCATCGGGGGCGGTGTCCTCGAGGCAATCATGATGTTTCTTTATGGTGTGGAAACCGCCGCGGAGCTTACGAATTGA
- a CDS encoding acyl-CoA dehydrogenase yields MPPSTNTALPFALSEPLCMLKDTVRELSLRHIAPRAADIDETERYPEDIFELLKAHDLLGLYIPEKYGGAGLGILGACVAIEEIARVCSNSPLFISVFLLATRTVELAASEAQKNHLLRGIATGTLRGSFSTTEPHAGSDIAAMRTRAALDGDEWVINGQKSFCTGSPQADFIVLAAKTDPAKGTKGMSLLLVPKDAPGLSIGPPERKMGMRGIPTCGLFFDDCRIPRENVIGEVGGGFKTAMLGFNQARPCIGARGVGLAQGCLDYALAYAKEREAFGKPISHHQAVQFMLADMFMGIEASRLLVHRAAALVDAGRYGKDDVHTISASKCFSSDVAMKAALDGVQILGGAGYMKDHPMERFMRDAKQLQIIEGTNQIQRSVIARNLLDL; encoded by the coding sequence ATGCCCCCATCCACGAACACCGCCCTGCCCTTCGCTCTCTCAGAGCCCTTGTGCATGCTCAAAGACACGGTGCGCGAGTTATCTCTGCGGCACATCGCCCCCCGCGCGGCAGATATAGATGAAACAGAAAGGTACCCCGAGGATATTTTCGAGCTCCTAAAGGCCCACGATCTTCTCGGCCTCTACATACCCGAGAAATACGGCGGCGCGGGGCTAGGCATCCTTGGCGCCTGCGTCGCCATCGAGGAAATTGCGCGGGTTTGCTCAAACAGCCCGCTCTTCATCTCGGTGTTCCTGCTCGCTACGCGCACCGTCGAGCTGGCAGCCTCCGAGGCGCAAAAAAATCATCTCTTGAGAGGCATCGCCACCGGCACCCTTCGCGGCTCCTTCTCAACGACCGAGCCCCACGCGGGCTCCGATATCGCCGCCATGCGAACACGGGCCGCACTCGATGGTGATGAATGGGTCATCAACGGTCAGAAAAGTTTCTGCACGGGCTCCCCGCAGGCCGACTTTATCGTTCTTGCCGCGAAGACAGATCCCGCTAAGGGCACCAAGGGAATGTCGCTCCTCCTTGTTCCAAAAGATGCGCCGGGCCTCAGCATCGGCCCCCCCGAGCGCAAAATGGGAATGCGCGGCATCCCCACCTGCGGGCTGTTTTTCGATGACTGCCGCATACCGAGGGAAAACGTTATCGGCGAGGTGGGAGGCGGCTTCAAGACCGCCATGCTCGGCTTCAACCAGGCCCGGCCCTGTATCGGGGCGCGCGGGGTGGGTCTCGCTCAAGGCTGCCTTGACTATGCCCTGGCCTACGCCAAAGAGCGCGAGGCCTTTGGCAAGCCCATTTCCCATCACCAAGCTGTCCAGTTCATGCTCGCCGACATGTTCATGGGGATTGAGGCCTCAAGACTCCTCGTTCACCGCGCGGCGGCGCTCGTCGATGCAGGGAGGTACGGCAAAGATGATGTCCACACCATTTCGGCCTCTAAGTGCTTCTCCTCGGATGTAGCCATGAAAGCGGCCTTGGACGGGGTCCAAATTCTTGGCGGAGCGGGCTATATGAAAGACCATCCCATGGAGCGCTTCATGCGTGACGCCAAACAACTTCAGATTATCGAGGGAACCAACCAGATCCAACGCTCCGTTATCGCCCGCAATTTGCTCGATTTATGA